In Armatimonadota bacterium, one DNA window encodes the following:
- a CDS encoding succinylglutamate desuccinylase/aspartoacylase family protein has translation MSRVAFAHLHPGRGGRAQGMVRIPGVEPDWEVPAVVIRGADDGPTLTITAGVHAAEYAGIAAAIRLGQELDPARLRGTLIIVSLINTPGFYERSMYVNPRDGKNINRIFPGDMAGSPSERVTHFLTNELIKGSDAYIDLHGGDMIESLIPFAIYQQTGNAGLDRSAETMAEAFDLDYVIAAPPDAVPGASYVAAARLGIPAIIAEVGQQGVLDRASVERHVRGVTNVMVRLGMLQGQLVLRASPRRLSRFLWVRAPVEGAFYPAVTTGQMVERSQIIGEVRDLFGDLLAVLEAPANGVVLFMVTALAVRKDDPLFGIGAEGDP, from the coding sequence ATGAGCCGTGTCGCCTTTGCCCACCTGCACCCCGGACGAGGCGGGCGCGCGCAGGGAATGGTTCGCATCCCAGGTGTGGAGCCGGACTGGGAAGTACCAGCGGTGGTGATCCGAGGGGCAGACGATGGCCCCACGCTCACCATTACCGCTGGCGTACATGCGGCCGAGTACGCGGGCATCGCGGCGGCCATCCGTCTGGGGCAGGAGCTGGACCCGGCCAGGCTGCGAGGCACTCTCATCATCGTCTCCCTGATCAACACGCCGGGATTTTATGAACGCAGCATGTACGTCAATCCCCGCGACGGCAAGAACATCAACCGTATCTTTCCGGGGGACATGGCAGGCTCGCCCTCTGAGCGTGTCACGCACTTTCTGACCAACGAGCTGATCAAGGGCAGCGACGCCTACATCGACCTGCATGGCGGTGACATGATCGAGAGCCTTATCCCGTTTGCCATCTACCAGCAGACGGGCAATGCCGGGCTCGATCGCAGCGCAGAAACCATGGCAGAAGCGTTCGACTTGGACTACGTCATCGCCGCTCCGCCGGACGCTGTTCCCGGCGCCTCCTACGTTGCTGCGGCGCGCCTGGGAATTCCCGCCATTATCGCCGAGGTGGGGCAGCAGGGCGTGCTGGATCGGGCTTCGGTGGAACGGCACGTCCGGGGCGTAACAAACGTCATGGTCCGCCTGGGGATGCTCCAGGGCCAGCTTGTCCTTCGGGCGAGTCCCAGGCGGCTCTCGCGCTTTCTCTGGGTACGGGCCCCGGTTGAGGGGGCGTTCTATCCGGCCGTCACCACGGGCCAGATGGTCGAACGAAGTCAAATTATCGGCGAGGTGCGTGATCTCTTCGGAGACCTTCTGGCGGTGCTGGAGGCGCCGGCAAACGGCGTGGTGCTCTTCATGGTCACAGCTCTTGCGGTGCGCAAGGACGATCCGCTGTTCGGGATCGGTGCAGAAGGAGACCCGTAG